Below is a genomic region from Granulibacter bethesdensis CGDNIH1.
GACTCGGTGATCGGCTTCCCGGATGCTTTCAGCGTCAGGGTACGCAGGGAGGTAACCTTGTTACCGCCATCACCGGTGGCGCTTGCCACGGCGGGATTCCAGCTCATGTCGTGGAAATTGCCGATGACGGCCCAGACTTTGTCCGGGGTTGCGTTGACCGTCACGGATTCCTCGACCTTCTGACGGGTCGGGCCATGGGCGGAGGCCTGTGAAGCGGCAAAGGAGGATACAAGAACCGGAACAGCCAGCATGGCTGCGCGGGCAGGGGTAAGCCAGTGAAGAAGCATGACAATCTCCCGTTGGGGCGGCAAATATTGCCCGCTCTTTTCCGCAGAACAAGCGCATGAAGAAGAAAAAGTCTTAAATTCGAGGTTCAGTTTGATCGGTTTTTTCAGCGCCAGTGATGGCACTGAAAAAACGCTCTGTTTATTCCCCGGCCTGCCGGCTGATGGCGGAGATCAGGGTATCGAGATCCTGGTTATGATGTTGCAGGAAGCTGGCATAATCCTGCCGTTGGGTCAGCCGCAGGCTGGTGCCTTCCGCCAGCACATCCACAATACGGGGGGGACCGCCCTGTGTCGCCACAACCCACTGGACGTTGGCCGGGGCATTTCCGGGGCGATGAATGATGGTTTGAACCAGCGTATTTTCGCCTTGTGGCGTCACGCGGCCAAGCGTGTAGCTCATGCCTTTTGCTTCGCCGATCTTGCTTGTGACGTTACGGACGAGAACCTTGTGAAACAGGTTCAGATATTGCTGCCGCTGTTGCTGTGAGGCACTCGTCCAGTAACGGCCAAGGCAGAAACGTCCCACATTATCGACATCGATATAGCTGTCGACGATACGGGTCAGTTCGGCTTTTTTCCTGGCTTCGTTGGGAGAATTATTGACCGCAGCCACCAGTTCATTCCCGGCACGACGGATGAAGTCGGCCG
It encodes:
- a CDS encoding SRPBCC family protein, translating into MLLHWLTPARAAMLAVPVLVSSFAASQASAHGPTRQKVEESVTVNATPDKVWAVIGNFHDMSWNPAVASATGDGGNKVTSLRTLTLKASGKPITESLDKYDATEHLYKTFLTKPNPDALPANDLSTELSVSPAAGGKSTVEWNAAFYRGYMNNDPPPNLNDEASKKAVADYMKAGLAALKAKFGG
- a CDS encoding MlaC/ttg2D family ABC transporter substrate-binding protein, which codes for MLNRRLFLAAALAGATFLPLPTHAQSNVAADFIRRAGNELVAAVNNSPNEARKKAELTRIVDSYIDVDNVGRFCLGRYWTSASQQQRQQYLNLFHKVLVRNVTSKIGEAKGMSYTLGRVTPQGENTLVQTIIHRPGNAPANVQWVVATQGGPPRIVDVLAEGTSLRLTQRQDYASFLQHHNQDLDTLISAISRQAGE